Within Sorangiineae bacterium MSr11367, the genomic segment ACGGCGGAACCATTTCGATTCATTGTAAAATTCGCGAAGGAAAAGCCTTCCTGGACGGGCTGCACATCGTCCACGACGTGGCCATCGGCGATCGCCTGGTGATGCGCCGCTCCGACGAGGATTTGACGGTGCTCGGGTTGACGCGTCGCGACGGCTGACTGTCATGCCATTGTCATGACCCCGAAAGCGTTCGCCATTTGCCGTGGGCTCGGCTAGATCCCGCGCAAACGGATGGCGAAAATTGGATTCGAGATCATCGGCACCGGACACTACGTGCCGGGCGAACCCGTAACGAACCATGATCTCGCACGTGTGATGAACACGTCCGACGACTGGATTTACCAGCGCTCCGGAATTCGGCAGCGGCACTACGCCCCCGACGGAGTAGGCCCGAGCGATCTGGGATACGAAGCGGCGAAGCGGGCCATCGAAGCGGCAGGCCTCACGCCGAAGGACATCGATTACATCGTCTTTGCGACGATGACCCCCGATTACGTGTTCCCGGGATCGGGCGCACTGCTCGGTGCAAAGCTGGGCATCGCGGGCACGCCGGCGCTCGACCTGCGGCAGCAATGCGCGGCGATGCTGTTCGGCCTTCAGATGGTGGACGGCCTCGTCCAAACGGGCGCGGCCAAGACGGTCCTCTTCGTCGGCGCCGAGGCGCACGCCGGCTTCATGCCCTGGAAGGACTGGGGTGCTTTGGACCCCAAGACGGGGCGCGAGGCCTCGGTCGAGGACAAGGCCAAGGTCGACAAGCACCGCAACTTGGCCATCCTGTTCGGCGATGGCGCGGGCGCGCTGGTCTTCCGCGCCACGGATCGCGAGGCGGGCCTGCGCGGGATGAAGCTGCATTCCGACGGTCGGTCGGCCGAGTTGCTCTACGTGCCCGGCGGCGGCTTCAGGGCGCGCCCCTACTGGCGGGAAGATAGCCACGAGGAAGAAGCCCACATCCCCCGGATGGACGGGCGCGAACTCTTTCGCTTCGCCGTCACCAAACTGCCCCAGACGGCGCGCGCGCTGTGCGAGGAGCACAAGGTCGGCATCGACGAGATCGACTGGTTCCTCGCCCACCAGGCGAACCGCCGCATCAACGAATACATCCGAGACCAGCTCGGTGTTCCGCCGGAGAAGCTTCCGTCCAACATCGACCGATTCGGAAACACCAGCGCGGGCACCCTCCCCATCTTGATCGATGAACAGATGCGGGCTGGAAATCTAAAGCGCGGTCAGCTCTCCATGATCCTCGCCCTGGGTGCAGGCATACATTGGGGCTGCGCTTTCCTCCGATTCTGAGCGTGCTAAGGTCGAACGCATGACATGCACTCGATCGTCGTTCGCGCGCCGCGCGGCGATTGTTGCCTTGGCTTTGGCCCCTTGCTTTGGATTCCTGTCGACCGTCGCGACGGACGATGCAGA encodes:
- a CDS encoding ketoacyl-ACP synthase III, whose protein sequence is MAKIGFEIIGTGHYVPGEPVTNHDLARVMNTSDDWIYQRSGIRQRHYAPDGVGPSDLGYEAAKRAIEAAGLTPKDIDYIVFATMTPDYVFPGSGALLGAKLGIAGTPALDLRQQCAAMLFGLQMVDGLVQTGAAKTVLFVGAEAHAGFMPWKDWGALDPKTGREASVEDKAKVDKHRNLAILFGDGAGALVFRATDREAGLRGMKLHSDGRSAELLYVPGGGFRARPYWREDSHEEEAHIPRMDGRELFRFAVTKLPQTARALCEEHKVGIDEIDWFLAHQANRRINEYIRDQLGVPPEKLPSNIDRFGNTSAGTLPILIDEQMRAGNLKRGQLSMILALGAGIHWGCAFLRF